GAGTCCAGCGCGAAGAGGATGTCGGTACCGCCGATGGCCACCATGACCAGCAGCATGGGCGTCAGGACGCGCTTGCCGTTCTCCATGGTGAACAGCTTGTCGCCGTCGTAGGAGTCCGAGGTGTGGAAGATCTTCCGGGCCAGCCGGATGATGAAGTTGTTGGCTTCGTCGTCGCCCTCGGTGCTTTCGGGCTTGAGCAGGTTTCCGGCGGTGATCAGCAGGATCAGGCCGAAGAGGTAGAAGATCCAGGAGAAGGAATTGATCAGTGCTGCGCCGAGGAAGATGAAGGCGGTGCGGGCAATCAGCGAGAAGACAATGCCGAAGAGCAGGACCTTCTGCTGGTCCTCACGCGGCACCCGGAAACTCGCCATGATGATCAGGAAGACAAACAGGTTGTCCACCGACAGGGCTTTTTCGGTGATGTACCCGGCGAAGTACTCCGTACCCATCTGGCTGCCGCCAAGGACAAACACGATGATGCCGAAGACTATCGCCACGCCCACGTAGATGGAGGACCAGATGGCCGCTTCCTTGAGGGTGGGAATGTGCGCCTTGCGGATGTGGAAGAAGTAATCAAAGGCCAGAAGGGCCAGGATGACCACAATGGTCACTCCCCAGACCATGGGGGAAACAGTCATGAGATGTCTGCTTTCGTAGGGTATGCCAAAGGAGCATAGGTCTCTCCCGCCGACCCTGGCGGGCGGCCGCGGAATCCGGCGGAGCGTCGGTGCTCCACGTGTTGACGGATATCTGCGTTTCGGGATACTCCCCTACGAAGTTTTCAGTCTAACAGGACAAGGTCCGCTTCGCTGTCTACGTCCCGCCCGTCGGCCAGGTCCGAGCAGTCAATTAAGTCCACCAGGTCCGGATGGGCGGCCAGGAAGTGCCGAGCTCCGGTATCGCCTGCATCGCCGTCATCAGCGGCTTCACCGGGTTCAAGGCTTCGGGCCGCCAGCGCCGCATCGAACAGCACCGGATGGCCGCGCCGCAGCCGGTCCGATCCCGGATCACGGTAACCCGCGGCGGTGATCCGGCCTGGCCTCCCGGCGGCCAGGAGCCGGGCGACGACGGCGGCGGTCAGGCCCGGCTGATCCACCAGGGCCACCAGCACCGCCCCCGGACACAGTGCCAGGGCTGCCGCAACGCCGCTGCGGTAGCTGGTACCCATGCCGCGCTGCCAGTCGGGGTTGAGCACCGGGCGGGCGTCCTGCAGTCTGGCCGCGGCCAGGATGTCTCCCCTGCCGGCGCCGAGCACGGCCAGTACCGTGGCGCACCCGCCGTCCCGCAGCACCCGCACCTGGTGTTCAATCAGGGGTCGGCCACGGAACGGCAGCATCGCCTTCGGCCCCAGCCCCAAACGGGTGCCGGCACCCGCGGCAAGCAGCACCGCCGTCGTCGTTCCTGTCATTACCCGGCCACCCCCTTTCCAACACGCGGTTAAAGCAGGCAGCCGCCGGACCGGAGGAGGTGCGGCGGCAGGGAGAAGGCGCTTAGCCCTCGCAGTCCTTGCAGTAGGCCAGGCCGTTCTTTTCCACGGCCAGCTGGGAGCGGTGACGGACAAGGAAACAGGAGTTGCACGTGAACTCGTCTTCCTGGGGCGGCACTACCCGCACCAGCAGTTCTTCGCCGGAGAGGTCAGCGCCGGGCAGTTCGAATCCTTCGGCCGCTTCGGCTTCATCGACGTCAACTACGGCAGACTGCTTGTCGGTTCGCCGGGCCTGGAGTTCCTCGATGGAGGAGGTAGTGCCGGCATCTTCCTCAGTCTTGCGCGGTGCGTCGTAATCTGTAGCCATTTTCTCGGCTCACACTCCAAATCCGTTGTTGTGTTCTTTCCGGGCACTCGATACTAGCCGAACATAACGGACGTACCGTTGCGCGCTATTCCCATTTCCGGTTCCGCAGCGCAATTTTCGCTGGCGGCTGACGGTTCCGAGGATCCGCACGCGTCCCACGCCTACCCAACGTGCCCGGCACCCTGCGGGTTCCGGAATACACAAAACGCAACGGACAGGCAGACTTTCGTCCGCCCATCCGTTGCGTTGTGCTGCGTTTGGAGCTGAGCCTAGGCCTCCGGCTGCGGCTCGGCCGGCGACATCTTGTGCTCGCCGCCGTTGGTGAAGGAACCGTTGGCTCCGGCCGCAGAGGACCCTGCTGCGGAGCCGGTGCTGCTGGTTCCGGTACTGCTGGAGCTGCTGCCGGCAGTGGATCCGGACCCGCTCGAGGAGCCCTTGACCTTCGAAGCAGCGTCCTTAGCGGCGCCCGTGACCTTGTCCTGCAGGCCCGGGGCCTTCTCCTTGGCCCAGTCGGTACCGTGGGACACGGTGTCCTGAACCTTGGGATCGTTCCAGAGCTTCATCAGCTTCTCGCGGCCGCCCTTGGAGCCGGCCAGGTAGCCTGCACCCAAGCCGGCCAGGAATACAAACTTCTTAACCATGGTCTTCCTCTTCTCCCGCCCTCACTGGGCCTCGATAAGTACCGTCCATCTGCACCCTACCGTGCAAAACGGCAGGTTCAACAGCCAGCTTACTATTTGCCGGCTAGCTGAACAGACGGGACCGGATGAGGAACCGTTTACCTTCGGGGGCCTCCACGGAGAATCCGCTGCCGCGCCCGGACACCACATCCACGGTCAGGTGGGTGTGTTTCCAGTATTCGAACTGTTCCCGCGACATCCAGAACTCCAGTTCGTCCCCGTCCAGATCGAAGACTCCCAGCAGCACGTCAGCGTCCCCGGTAAGGAACTCCCCTTTCGGGTAACACATGGGCGAGGAGCCGTCGCAGCAGCCGCCGGACTGGTGGAACATCAGCGGACCGTGCTGTTGCCGGAGGACGCGCAGCAGTTCCTGCGCTGACGGGGTGAGCGCCACCCGGGAGAAATCTTCCCCGGGCAGCGCCGCCGCCGCGTCCAGAGTGGAGACAGGTGCGGTATCCATCAGTACCCGATCACCACCCGGCCATCGACACTGCCTGCACCCAGCTGGTTCACTACTGCTGCTTGCATGCTGGCCATTCAATCCTCAATCCGATCGGAGGTAGGGCGTAACCAAGCCTAGGCGGGCCGGCAGGTTCCTAGAAGAAGCCCTGCTTGTTTTCGGCGTAGCTGACCAGCAGGTTTTTGGTCTGCTGGTAGTGGTCCAGCATCATGGCGTGGTTTTCACGCCCAATGCCGGAGGACTTGTAGCCGCCGAAGGCCGCGTGGGCGGGATAGGCGTGGTAGTTGTTTACCCAGACCCGGCCGGCCTGGATATCCCGGCCCGCCCGGTAGGCAGTATTCCCGTCCCGGGACCACACACCGGCACCCAGGCCGTACAGCGTGTCGTTGGCGATGGCCAGCGCTTCCCCGTAGTCGGAGAAACGGGTCACCGACACCACCGGGCCGAAGATCTCCTCCTGGAAGATCCGCATGCTGTTGCTGCCCTCGAAGACCGTGGGCTCAACGTAGAAACCGTCGGCCAGGTCGCCGTCGAGGATCCGCCGGGAGCCGCCAGCCAGGACCTTCGCGCCCTCCTGCCGGCCGATGTCCAGGTAGGAGAGGATCTTCTCCAACTGGTCATTGGAGGCCTGCGCGCCGACCATGGTGTTGGTGTCCAGCGGGTTGCCCTGCACCATCTGGGCAGTGCGGGCCAGGGCGTCGGCCATGAAGGAGTCGTACATGGAGTCCTGGACCAGCGCCCGCGAGGGGCAGGTGCAGACCTCGCCCTGGTTCAGGGCGAACATGTTGAAGCCCTCCAGCGCCTTGTCGTAGAAAGCATCATCGGCTGCCGCGACGTCGGAGAAGAAAATGTTCGGGCTCTTGCCGCCCAGTTCCAAGGTGACCGGAATGAGGTTCTGGCTGGCGTACTGCATGATCAGCCGGCCGGTGGTGGTCTCGCCCGTGAAGGCGATTTTGCGGATCCGGTTCGAGGAAGCCAGCGGCTTGCCCGCTTCCACGCCGAAACCGTTGACCACGTTCAACACGCCTGCCGGCAGCAGGTCCGCAATAAGTTCCATCAGCACCATGATCGACGCCGGGGTCTGTTCCGCGGGCTTGAGAACGACGGCGTTGCCGGCGGCAAGCGCCGGAGCCAGCTTCCAGGTGGCCATCAGGATGGGGAAATTCCAGGGGATGATCTGGCCCACCACACCGAGGGGCTCATGGAAATGGTAAGCGGTGGTGTTGTCGTCGATCTGCGAGATCGAACCTTCCTGGGCCCGGATGGCGCCGGCAAAGTAGCGGAAGTGGTCCACCGCCAGCGGCAGGTCCGCCGCCAGGGTTTCCCGGACGGGCTTCCCGTTGTCCCAGGTTTCGGCCACGGCCAGCATTTCCAGGTTGGCTTCGATCCGGTCAGCAATCCGGTTCAGGACCAGCGCGCGCTCGGCCACCGCCGTCTTGCCCCATGCCCCAGCGGCCTTGTGCGCCGCATCCAGGGCCAGATCGATGTCCTCCGAGGTTCCCCGAGCCACTTCGCAGAACGGCTTGCCGGTGACCGGTGAAATATTTTCGAAGTACTGGCCTTTGACCGGGGCCACCCATTCCCCGCCGATCCAGTTCTCGTAGCGCGGTTTGAAGGTGACTTTGGCGCCTTCGGTGCCTGGCTGGGCATAAACACTCATCGTTGAGCTCCCTCTTCCGTGCGGTCAACCGTTGGACGGCGGCCGCGTGCTGGTCACAGGGGCGTAGCGGGCCGCCTGCGGATATTTTGAGGGTAGGCAGCACAACGTTGCATGTACGTTGCATAGGCGCGCTTCCAGTTACGTTCGGGCCTGGTATTGCCGGGCTGCTGACGAGCCTGCGGCTCTCCCCCATGACCGGACCCCAAGCGGGCCCGGCCGGGGAACGCCCCGTTCACGGTTCAGCCCCGGCTCACGGTTCAGCCCCAGTTCACGGTCCAGGCGCTCCAAGCGGGCGACGACGGCGGCCCTCCGCGGAGAGTCCGGCGGCAGCAGGCGCAGCAGAACAGCCCAGCCCTCGACGTCGTCCTCCGCT
This Arthrobacter sp. zg-Y20 DNA region includes the following protein-coding sequences:
- a CDS encoding TerC family protein, coding for MTVSPMVWGVTIVVILALLAFDYFFHIRKAHIPTLKEAAIWSSIYVGVAIVFGIIVFVLGGSQMGTEYFAGYITEKALSVDNLFVFLIIMASFRVPREDQQKVLLFGIVFSLIARTAFIFLGAALINSFSWIFYLFGLILLITAGNLLKPESTEGDDEANNFIIRLARKIFHTSDSYDGDKLFTMENGKRVLTPMLLVMVAIGGTDILFALDSIPAIFGLTQNVYIVFTATAFSLMGLRQLYFLIDGLLDRLIYLTYGLAAILAFIGVKLVLHALHENTLPFINGGEHVPVIEITTTLSLSVIIGVLVVTVIGSLVSPAGKAMTAVNNARRHADAYLDLSYTADPAERERVYKALCDEEQDILKMDLKYRDKVKDIGEIRETVARAHSEHERYLSR
- a CDS encoding nucleotidyltransferase family protein, with the translated sequence MTGTTTAVLLAAGAGTRLGLGPKAMLPFRGRPLIEHQVRVLRDGGCATVLAVLGAGRGDILAAARLQDARPVLNPDWQRGMGTSYRSGVAAALALCPGAVLVALVDQPGLTAAVVARLLAAGRPGRITAAGYRDPGSDRLRRGHPVLFDAALAARSLEPGEAADDGDAGDTGARHFLAAHPDLVDLIDCSDLADGRDVDSEADLVLLD
- a CDS encoding DUF4193 domain-containing protein, which encodes MATDYDAPRKTEEDAGTTSSIEELQARRTDKQSAVVDVDEAEAAEGFELPGADLSGEELLVRVVPPQEDEFTCNSCFLVRHRSQLAVEKNGLAYCKDCEG
- a CDS encoding YtxH domain-containing protein, translating into MVKKFVFLAGLGAGYLAGSKGGREKLMKLWNDPKVQDTVSHGTDWAKEKAPGLQDKVTGAAKDAASKVKGSSSGSGSTAGSSSSSTGTSSTGSAAGSSAAGANGSFTNGGEHKMSPAEPQPEA
- a CDS encoding DUF779 domain-containing protein gives rise to the protein MDTAPVSTLDAAAALPGEDFSRVALTPSAQELLRVLRQQHGPLMFHQSGGCCDGSSPMCYPKGEFLTGDADVLLGVFDLDGDELEFWMSREQFEYWKHTHLTVDVVSGRGSGFSVEAPEGKRFLIRSRLFS
- a CDS encoding aldehyde dehydrogenase family protein produces the protein MSVYAQPGTEGAKVTFKPRYENWIGGEWVAPVKGQYFENISPVTGKPFCEVARGTSEDIDLALDAAHKAAGAWGKTAVAERALVLNRIADRIEANLEMLAVAETWDNGKPVRETLAADLPLAVDHFRYFAGAIRAQEGSISQIDDNTTAYHFHEPLGVVGQIIPWNFPILMATWKLAPALAAGNAVVLKPAEQTPASIMVLMELIADLLPAGVLNVVNGFGVEAGKPLASSNRIRKIAFTGETTTGRLIMQYASQNLIPVTLELGGKSPNIFFSDVAAADDAFYDKALEGFNMFALNQGEVCTCPSRALVQDSMYDSFMADALARTAQMVQGNPLDTNTMVGAQASNDQLEKILSYLDIGRQEGAKVLAGGSRRILDGDLADGFYVEPTVFEGSNSMRIFQEEIFGPVVSVTRFSDYGEALAIANDTLYGLGAGVWSRDGNTAYRAGRDIQAGRVWVNNYHAYPAHAAFGGYKSSGIGRENHAMMLDHYQQTKNLLVSYAENKQGFF